One region of Camelina sativa cultivar DH55 chromosome 6, Cs, whole genome shotgun sequence genomic DNA includes:
- the LOC104791618 gene encoding serine/arginine-rich splicing factor RS2Z32 isoform X1 — translation MPRYDDRYGNTRLYVGRLSSRTRTRDLERLFSRYGRVRDVDMKRDYAFVEFSDPRDADDARYSLDGRDFDGSRITVEASRGAPRGSRDNGSRGPPPGSGRCFNCGVDGHWARDCTAGDWKNKCYRCGERGHIERNCKNSPSPKKARQGGSYSRSPVKSRSPRRRRSPSRSRSYSRGRSYSRSRSPVRRERSVENRSRSPKAMERSVSPKGRDQSMSPDRRVIDASPKRGSDYDGSPKENGNGRNSASPIVGGDESPVGLNGQDRSPIDDEAELNRPSPKGSESP, via the exons ATGCCTCGCTATGATGACCGCTATGGAAACACTCGTCTCTATGTTGGCCGCTTATCATCTAGAACTCGTACCAGGGATCTTGAACGTCTTTTTAGCAGATACGGAAG AGTACGAGATGTGGATATGAAGCGTGATTATGCCTTCGTT GAATTTAGTGATCCTCGTGATGCTGATGACGCAAGATATTCCTTGGATGGACGTGATTTTGATGGAAGTCGCATCACTGTGGAGGCTTCAAGAGGG GCGCCTCGTGGATCTCGGGACAATGGTAGCAGAGGCCCACCTCCTGGTTCTGGTCGCTGTTTTAATTGTGGTGTTGATGGTCACTGGGCCCGAGACTGCACAGCAGGTGACTGGAAGAATAAATGCTACCGCTGTGGAGAAAGAGGACACATTGAGAGAAACTGCAAAAACAGTCCTAGTCCAAAGAAGGCCAG GCAGGGTGGAAGCTACTCCAGGTCACCAGTAAAATCCCGTTCTCCTCGTCGCAGAAGGAGCCCAAGTCGTAGCCGTAGTTACAGTCGAGGTCGCAGCTACAG TCGATCGCGATCCCcagtgagaagagagagaagcgtGGAGAACAGATCACGCAGTCCTAAGGCAATGGAGCGATCTGTATCTCCCAAAGGCAGGGACCAAAGCATGAGTCCTGACAGAAGAGTGATAGATGCGAGCCCCAAGCGTGGATCAGACTATGATGGTAGCCCAAAAGAGAATGGTAATGGCAGGAACTCTGCGAGTCCCATTGTTGGAGGGGATGAAAGCCCTGTTGGACTTAATGGTCAAGACAGGAGTCCCATTGATGATGAGGCTGAGCTTAACCGTCCTTCCCCCAAAGGCAGTGAGTCACCTTGA
- the LOC104791620 gene encoding uncharacterized protein LOC104791620 has translation MNRFRLGDLSSRDRLASSSAVLTSSPLQGKKQSHKLKSPRSSSSLSENKQDFATSGVPMKSLLAQEMSKQKETKKRSPSIIARLMGLDVLPAQSSSHRQHKCVENHQQGRSGGGGGTSYGDGYNKSLRRSSKAEQKFKDVFEVLDAKMAESNRNLYHQGSVNANLTQAEMAFIRQKFMEAKRLSTDDKLRHSKEFNDALEALDSNKDLLLKFLQHPDSLFTKHLHDLHKPQYSQASSLKSPNSQKDDRDLLRKSHRSPHRHGGSGGCASRSHTRHVSYDMIDLPNEELGKRSELQPTKIVVLKPNLGEPRYVGRTFASPSSSSDEFRADRRLPCTTNHGRQKSNEDVRLSRQNSRDSGEMAKIMSRQRKASCGNGNAMSFENSGFKGYAGDESSSGSDSASESELVPVTSGKRTAFNRRNNYHRSLPSKSTTSSVSREAKRRLSERWKLTHKFEHEIEISRSGTLAEMLATSDREARPASFSGLSFEDGISKRFENNIQWSESPEPVGISSRDGWKGSCSRSFAKSKTIMNQESTSSYTIVLPKALINRDGLVKGNSSHHGESFLSCKSRPGSNKSHSSYNSSPEVNISPSLSKVLYMNDGVSTEKLSPYKACSSFSVDADSDTEDSSASDDNKTAMSEAARDLSTVTSVTDPDISRRTTENVNQSSVPEAQSRESSKEGEQPSPVSVLEASFDDDVSSGSECFESVSADLQGLRMQLQLLKLESATYKEGGMLVSSDEDTDQEESSTITDETMITHELGEEDWKSLYLVDLLANSRFSELDENTVMKTHVDPSLFQDLEKKYSSGNTSTRLERKFLFDQISRELMQILKQFTDPHPWVKSTRIYRKWDRNRIQETLRDLVTRKDEKYDVVEKELQWLSLEDDIEIIGREIEEMLTDELITELVVGAIF, from the exons atgaacagaTTTCGACTCGGCGACCTCAGTTCTCGAGATcgattagcttcttcttcagcagttctcacttcttctcctcttcaag GAAAGAAACAGAGTCACAAACTCAAATCTCcaaggtcttcttcttctttgagtgAAAACAAG CAAGATTTTGCTACTAGTGGTGTACCCATGAAAAGTTTGTTGGCACAAGAAATGTCTAAgcaaaaagaaactaaaaagagaTCACCAAGCATTATTGCGAGATTGATGGGTCTCGATGTTTTGCCTGCTCAGAGTTCTTCTCATAGACAACACAAGTGTGTAGAGAATCATCAGCAAGGCAGgagtggtggtggaggaggcaCTTCTTATGGTGATGGTTATAATAAATCTCTTAGAAGGAGCTCAAAGGCTGAGCAAAAGTTTAAAGATGTCTTCGAAGTTTTGGATGCAAAGATGGCAGAGAGCAATAGAAACTTATATCATCAGGGGAGTGTCAATGCTAATCTAACTCAGGCAGAGATGGCATTCATACGGCAGAAGTTCATGGAGGCTAAGCGGCTATCAACTGATGATAAGCTTCGTCATTCTAAAGAGTTTAATGATGCGCTTGAGGCTCTAGATTCTAACAAGGACCTCTTACTCAAGTTTCTTCAGCACCCAGATTCATTATTCACTAAACATCTGCATGATCTTCACAAGCCACAGTACAGTCAAGCATCATCCTTGAAGTCGCCAAACAGCCAGAAAGATGATAGGGACTTGTTGAGGAAGAGTCATCGTTCGCCTCATCGACATGGTGGTAGTGGTGGTTGTGCCAGCCGTTCTCATACCAGGCATGTTTCTTATGACATGATTGACTTGCCAAATGAGGAGCTGGGAAAGAGAAGTGAGTTGCAGCCAACCAAGATTGTTGTTCTGAAACCTAACCTCGGGGAGCCACGTTATGTTGGTAGAACTTTTGCATCGCCAAGCTCTTCTTCCGATGAGTTTAGAGCAGATCGTAGGCTTCCATGCACCACCAACCATGGCAGGCAGAAAAGTAATGAAGATGTCCGGCTCTCAAGACAGAATTCAAGGGATTCTGGAGAAATGGCCAAAATAATGTCTAGGCAAAGGAAGGCCAGCTGTGGCAATGGTAATGCCATGAGTTTTGAGAATTCAGGATTTAAAGGATATGCAGGCGATGAAAGCTCATCAGGGAGTGACTCCGCAAGTGAATCAGAGCTAGTGCCAGTAACTTCAGGAAAAAGAACCGCCTTTAACCGTAGGAACAACTACCATCGATCTTTGCCTTCCAAGTCAACAACATCATCTGTGAGTAGGGAAGCCAAGAGGAGATTGTCAGAGAGATGGAAGCTGACACACAAGTTTGAGCACGAGATAGAAATTAGTAGAAGCGGCACATTAGCTGAGATGCTTGCAACCTCAGATAGGGAGGCAAGGCCAGCAAGTTTTAGTGGACTCAGTTTCGAAGATGGGATAAGTAAAAGATTTGAGAACAACATTCAGTGGTCTGAATCACCAGAACCGGTTGGAATCAGCAGTAGGGATGGTTGGAAAGGATCCTGCTCAAGAAGTTTTGCAAAATCCAAAACCATCATGAACCAGGAAAGCACTAGTAGTTACACTATAGTTTTGCCTAAGGCGTTGATCAATCGAGATGGATTAGTGAAAGGGAATTCTTCTCATCATGGGGAGTCTTTCTTGTCATGCAAATCTAGACCTGGCAGTAACAAATCTCACTCATCATACAATAGTTCGCCAGAGGTCAACATCAGTCCAAGTTTAAGCAAAGTCCTTTATATGAACGATGGGGTTTCAACAGAGAAGCTCTCTCCTTATAAAGCATGTAGCAGTTTCTCAGTAGATGCAGATTCAGACACTGAGGATAGTTCAGCTTCTGATGATAACAAGACAGCAATGTCTGAAGCTGCTCGAGATTTGTCAACTGTCACCTCGGTAACTGACCCT GATATCTCAAGGAGGACAACTGAGAATGTGAATCAATCTTCGGTTCCTGAAGCACAGTCTCGTGAAAGCTCAAAGGAAGGAGAACAACCAAGTCCGGTTTCAGTTCTAGAAGCGTCTTTCGACGATGATGTTTCATCAGGTTCTGAATGCTTTGAGAGTGTTAGTGCCGATCTCCAAG GACTTAGGATGCAACTTCAGCTCCTCAAACTAGAGTCAGCTACTTACAAAGAAGGTGGCATGCTCGTTTCAAGTGATGAAGACACGGATCAAGAGGAGTCATCCACAATAACTGATGAGACTATGATCACTCACGAGCTCGGAGAAGAAGACTGGAAGTCATTATACTTGGTTGATCTCCTAGCTAACTCCAGGTTCAGTGAGTTAGACGAGAACACTGTCATGAAAACACATGTCGATCCATCCTTGTTTCAGGATCTAGAGAAGAAGTACTCCAGCGGGAATACCTCAACCAGATTAGAAAGGAAGTTCCTGTTTGACCAGATCAGCAGAGAGCTTATGCAGATACTGAAGCAGTTTACGGATCCACACCCTTGGGTTAAATCCACAAGGATCTACAGAAAATGGGATAGAAACAGGATACAAGAGACTCTGCGCGATTTAGTCACAAGAAAAGACGAGAAATATGATGTGGTGGAGAAGGAGTTGCAGTGGCTGAGCTTAGAAGATGACATTGAAATCATAGGTAGAGAGATTGAGGAAATGCTGACAGATGAACTCATAACAGAGCTTGTGGTAGGTGCAATCTTCTAG
- the LOC104791619 gene encoding UDP-glucuronic acid decarboxylase 1 — protein sequence MKQLHKQMSSKRDEETIPMSQSSPYSPKALKHPRSLPRSLHYLFREQRLLFILVGILIGSTFFILQPSLSRLGAAESTSLITRSVSYAVTDSPPSRTTFNSGGGGVRTGRVPVGIGRKRLRIVVTGGAGFVGSHLVDKLIGRGDEVIVIDNFFTGRKENLVHLFSNPRFELIRHDVVEPILLEVDQIYHLACPASPVHYKYNPVKTIKTNVMGTLNMLGLAKRVGARFLLTSTSEVYGDPLEHPQKETYWGNVNPIGERSCYDEGKRTAETLAMDYHRGAGVEVRIARIFNTYGPRMCLDDGRVVSNFVAQTIRKLPMTVYGDGKQTRSFQYVSDLVEGLVALMENDHVGPFNLGNPGEFTMLELAEVVKEVIDPSATIEFKPNTADDPHKRKPDISKAKELLNWEPKIPLREGLPRMVSDFRNRILNEDEGKGL from the exons ATGAAGCAGCTTCACAAGCAAATGAGCTCGAAGCGTGACGAAGAAACGATTCCCATGAGCCAATCAAGTCCTTACTCTCCCAAGGCCTTAAAGCATCCCAGATCTCTTCCCAGATCTCTTCACTACCTCTTCCGCGAACAACGACTTCTCTTCATCCTCGTCGGGATCTTGATCGGATCCACTTTCTTCATCCTCCAGCCTTCTCTTTCCCGTTTGGGCGCCGCTGAGTCCACCTCGCTTATCACCAGATCTGTTTCCTACGCCGTCACCGATTCCCCGCCTTCCAGGACCACATTTAATTCCGGCGGCGGTGGGGTTAGAACCGGTCGTGTTCCCGTCGGTATCGGACGGAAGAGACTGAGGATCGTCGTCACCGGTGGAGCTGGATTCGTCGGTAGCCATCTCGTTGATAAGCTTATCGGGAGAGGGGATGAAGTCATCGTCATTGATAACTTCTTCACTGGTAGGAAGGAGAATTTGGTTCATCTATTCTCCAATCCTAGGTTTGAGCTTATTCGACACGATGTGGTTGAGCCTATCCTCCTTGAGGTCGATCAGATTTACCATTTGGCTTGCCCTGCTTCGCCTGTTCATTACAAGTATAATCCAGTGAAGACTATC AAGACAAATGTAATGGGCACTCTCAATATGTTGGGTCTTGCAAAGAGAGTTGGAGCAAGGTTTTTGCTCACCAGCACAAGTGAAGTCTATGGAGATCCCCTTGAGCATCCACAGAAAGAGACTTATTGGGGAAACGTGAACCCAATCG gtgaGAGGAGTTGCTATGATGAAGGAAAGCGTACTGCAGAAACCTTGGCCATGGATTATCACAGAGGGGCTGGTGTTGAG GTTAGGATTGCTCGTATTTTTAACACGTATGGACCCAGAATGTGCCTTGATGATGGGCGTGTTGTTAGTAACTTCGTTGCCCAG ACCATCCGCAAACTCCCAATGACTGTTTATGGCGATGGAAAACAAACTCGAAGCTTTCAATATGTTTCAGACTTA GTGGAGGGACTTGTAGCTTTAATGGAAAACGATCATGTAGGACCTTTCAATCTTGGTAACCCAGGAGAATTCACAATGCTCGAGCTTGCAGAG GTGGTTAAGGAGGTGATCGACCCAAGTGCGACCATAGAGTTCAAACCGAACACAGCGGATGATCCACACAAGAGGAAACCAGACATAAGCAAAGCAAAGGAATTGTTAAACTGGGAACCAAAGATCCCACTGCGAGAGGGTCTGCCACGCATGGTCAGTGACTTCCGTAACCGAATCTTGAACGAAGACGAAGGCAAAGGTCTTTAA
- the LOC104791621 gene encoding protein SODIUM POTASSIUM ROOT DEFECTIVE 2-like has translation MKANMFYCASQASTATEERTITARAIDRHNPIIKDGRRSFTAPCSSGDDYVSPYRQLSKITRIPSSSSSGDGKGVQVDKGRRSNPGSLLNVSLTRKSFGCVVAGTPKTPPGSTRYLLGSDPVSLAGSTVQDTVVTEEGEASGPKRGSPGTVEEKKKSPGSGSDQVVVLRVSLHCHCRGCQGKVKKHLSRMQGVTSFSIDFASKKVTVTGDITPLEVLGCLSKVKNAQFWTPPQSSLPTPNPEI, from the exons at GAAAGCCAATATGTTTTACTGTGCCTCGCAAGCATCCACCGCTACGGAGGAACGGACCATCACGGCTCGAGCCATCGACCGTCATAACCCGATAATCAAAGATGGCAGGAGATCTTTCACGGCACCGTGTTCCTCCGGAGACGACTACGTTTCTCCGTACCGTCAGCTTTCGAAAATTACGAGGataccctcctcctcctcctccggggACGGGAAGGGTGTTCAGGTGGATAAAGGAAGGAGGAGCAATCCAGGGTCGTTGTTGAACGTTAGCTTAACGAGGAAGAGTTTTGGCTGTGTTGTTGCTGGGACACCCAAGACTCCTCCTGGTTCTACTAGGTATCTTCTAGGATCCGACCCGGTTTCTTTAGCCGGCTCTACGGTTCAGGATACGGTTGTAACGGAGGAAGGTGAAGCTTCAGGGCCAAAAAGAGGCTCTCCTGGTACtgtagaagagaagaagaagtctccTGGTTCAGGTTCAGACCAG GTAGTTGTTCTTAGAGTCTCTCTTCACTGTCACTGCAGAGGCTGTCAAGGCAAAGTGAAGAAACATCTATCCAGAATGCAAG GTGTAACATCCTTCAGCATAGATTTTGCTTCAAAGAAGGTAACTGTGACCGGAGACATCACTCCCTTGGAAGTGTTGGGTTGCCTCTCAAAGGTCAAAAATGCCCAATTCTGGACTCCACCTCAATCATCACTCCCAACACCAAATCCGGAAATCTAA
- the LOC104791617 gene encoding ABC transporter G family member 20-like, with the protein MSGLLGKLSPVRQVNGDGLPLFYNIHRSVELQRCQRDTARVSVTLAELLMSVEDEGDEHSQALDVAVASNFWASNPSSCVPSSSPFVLSFKDLSYSVKIQKKFKSPFPCCGNSPFDGNDMEMNTKVLLNGISGEAREGEMMAVLGASGSGKSTLIDALANRIAKESLRGAITLNGEVLESSLHKVISAYVMQDDLLFPMLTVEETLMFSAEFRLPSSLSKKKKKARVQALIDQLGLRNAARTVIGDEGHRGVSGGERRRVSIGTDIIHDPIILFLDEPTSGLDSTSAYMVVKVLQRIAQSGSIVIMSIHQPSYRILGLLDKLIFLSRGNTVYSGSPTHLPRFFSEFGHPIPENENKPEFALDLIRELEDSPEGTKTLVEFHKQWRAKQTSSQSRRNTNVSLRDAITSSISRGKLVSGATNLKSSFQTFANPFWTEMLVIGKRSILNSSRQPELFGIRLGAVLVTGIILATIFWKLDNSPRGIQERLGFFAFAMSTTFYTCAEAIPVFLQERYIFMRETAYNAYRRSSYVLAHTIISIPALIILSAAFAATTFWAVGLAGGSEGFFFFFFTILTAFWAGSSFVTFLSGVVSHVMIGFTVVVAILAYFLLFSGFFISRDRIPPCWIWFHYLSLVTYPYEGVLQNEFEDPTTCFVRGIQMFDNSPLGQFPAAAKITLLKSMSGVLGINVTAETCVTAGIDILKQQGITEISKWSCLWITVALGFVFRVLFYFTLLIGSKNKRR; encoded by the coding sequence ATGTCTGGTTTGCTAGGCAAACTATCTCCGGTTAGACAGGTCAATGGCGATGGCCTCCCTCTGTTTTACAATATCCACAGGTCAGTGGAGCTTCAGAGATGTCAGAGAGACACGGCGCGAGTGTCTGTCACGCTTGCAGAACTTCTCATGAGTGTGGAAGATGAGGGGGATGAACACAGTCAGGCTTTGGATGTTGCGGTTGCCTCCAATTTCTGGGCCTCGAATCCGTCTTCTTGtgtgccttcttcttctccgtttgTTCTTTCCTTCAAAGACTTGTCTTACAGCGTTAAGATCCAGAAGAAGTTTAAGTCGCCCTTTCCTTGTTGTGGGAATTCACCATTTGATGGTAATGATATGGAGATGAATACTAAGGTGTTGCTGAATGGTATTTCTGGTGAAGCCAGAGAAGGAGAGATGATGGCCGTTCTTGGAGCAAGCGGGTCAGGAAAATCGACGCTTATCGATGCATTAGCCAACCGGATCGCAAAAGAGAGCCTACGAGGTGCTATTACTTTAAACGGGGAAGTTCTTGAATCCAGCCTGCACAAAGTTATATCGGCTTATGTGATGCAAGACGATCTTCTCTTTCCCATGCTCACTGTAGAAGAAACTTTGATGTTTTCTGCAGAGTTCAGGCTTCCAAGTTCGCtttctaagaagaagaagaaggcaaggGTTCAAGCTCTGATTGACCAGCTCGGACTGAGGAACGCTGCGAGAACTGTGATCGGTGATGAGGGACACAGAGGTGTGTCTGGAGGAGAAAGAAGACGAGTCTCAATTGGAACCGATATAATCCATGATCCGATAATCCTCTTTCTCGATGAGCCAACCTCTGGTCTCGACTCTACAAGCGCCTACATGGTTGTCAAAGTGCTTCAGAGAATCGCACAAAGCGGTAGCATAGTTATCATGTCGATCCATCAGCCGAGTTACAGAATCTTGGGCTTGCTCGATAAATTAATCTTCCTATCTAGGGGAAACACAGTATACAGCGGCTCTCCAACACATCTCCCTCGGTTCTTCTCCGAGTTCGGTCACCCAATTCCTGAAAACGAGAACAAGCCAGAATTCGCACTTGATCTTATCCGCGAGCTTGAAGATTCACCAGAAGGAACAAAAACCTTAGTAGAGTTCCACAAGCAATGGCGAGCAAAGCAAACCTCAAGCCAGAGCAGAAGAAACACTAATGTATCTCTCAGAGATGCAATCACCTCAAGTATCTCTAGAGGCAAACTTGTCTCCGGAGCAACAAACCTAAAATCCTCATTCCAAACCTTTGCAAACCCGTTCTGGACAGAAATGCTCGTAATTGGCAAACGATCAATACTAAACTCAAGCAGACAACCAGAGCTATTCGGAATCCGCCTAGGAGCTGTTCTAGTAACAGGAATCATCCTAGCCACAATATTCTGGAAACTAGACAATTCACCAAGAGGTATACAAGAACGTTTAGGGTTCTTTGCATTCGCAATGTCTACAACATTCTATACCTGTGCAGAAGCAATCCCAGTCTTCCTACAAGAACGTTACATATTCATGAGAGAAACAGCTTACAACGCTTACAGAAGATCATCATACGTCCTCGCTCACACAATCATCTCAATCCCTGCTCTGATAATCTTATCAGCCGCCTTCGCCGCCACAACGTTCTGGGCCGTAGGTCTCGCGGGAGGCTCCGagggattcttcttcttcttcttcacaatccTCACAGCGTTTTGGGCAGGAAGCTCCTTCGTCACGTTCTTATCCGGCGTAGTCTCGCACGTGATGATCGGATTCACGGTGGTTGTAGCGATCCTCGCTtacttcctcctcttctccgGATTCTTCATCTCCAGAGATCGTATCCCTCCTTGCTGGATCTGGTTCCACTACCTCTCTTTAGTGACATACCCTTACGAAGGTGTTCTCCAGAACGAATTTGAAGATCCGACGACATGCTTCGTACGCGGGATACAGATGTTCGACAATTCGCCGCTGGGACAATTTCCGGCCGCCGCGAAAATCACCTTACTCAAGAGCATGAGCGGCGTTTTAGGGATTAACGTGACGGCGGAGACGTGTGTTACAGCGGGAATAGACATACTGAAACAGCAAGGAATCACAGAGATCAGCAAATGGAGTTGCTTGTGGATTACTGTAGCTTTGGGATTCGTCTTCAGAGTTCTCTTCTACTTCACACTCTTGATCGGAAGCAAGAACAAGCGCCGCTGA
- the LOC104791618 gene encoding serine/arginine-rich splicing factor RS2Z32 isoform X2, whose translation MKRDYAFVEFSDPRDADDARYSLDGRDFDGSRITVEASRGAPRGSRDNGSRGPPPGSGRCFNCGVDGHWARDCTAGDWKNKCYRCGERGHIERNCKNSPSPKKARQGGSYSRSPVKSRSPRRRRSPSRSRSYSRGRSYSRSRSPVRRERSVENRSRSPKAMERSVSPKGRDQSMSPDRRVIDASPKRGSDYDGSPKENGNGRNSASPIVGGDESPVGLNGQDRSPIDDEAELNRPSPKGSESP comes from the exons ATGAAGCGTGATTATGCCTTCGTT GAATTTAGTGATCCTCGTGATGCTGATGACGCAAGATATTCCTTGGATGGACGTGATTTTGATGGAAGTCGCATCACTGTGGAGGCTTCAAGAGGG GCGCCTCGTGGATCTCGGGACAATGGTAGCAGAGGCCCACCTCCTGGTTCTGGTCGCTGTTTTAATTGTGGTGTTGATGGTCACTGGGCCCGAGACTGCACAGCAGGTGACTGGAAGAATAAATGCTACCGCTGTGGAGAAAGAGGACACATTGAGAGAAACTGCAAAAACAGTCCTAGTCCAAAGAAGGCCAG GCAGGGTGGAAGCTACTCCAGGTCACCAGTAAAATCCCGTTCTCCTCGTCGCAGAAGGAGCCCAAGTCGTAGCCGTAGTTACAGTCGAGGTCGCAGCTACAG TCGATCGCGATCCCcagtgagaagagagagaagcgtGGAGAACAGATCACGCAGTCCTAAGGCAATGGAGCGATCTGTATCTCCCAAAGGCAGGGACCAAAGCATGAGTCCTGACAGAAGAGTGATAGATGCGAGCCCCAAGCGTGGATCAGACTATGATGGTAGCCCAAAAGAGAATGGTAATGGCAGGAACTCTGCGAGTCCCATTGTTGGAGGGGATGAAAGCCCTGTTGGACTTAATGGTCAAGACAGGAGTCCCATTGATGATGAGGCTGAGCTTAACCGTCCTTCCCCCAAAGGCAGTGAGTCACCTTGA